The sequence below is a genomic window from Oscillospiraceae bacterium.
AACCGCAGCCGGGTCTGCGTGTTGGGGGCCTACGTGGCCCAGAGCCTCTTCCAGTACGCCGACCCGGTGGGCCAGATTATCTACCTGGGGGGCGAGCCCTTCACGGTGGTGGGCACCTACTACCAGAAGGACGGCGGGGAGGAGGACTCAATGGACGACGCGGTGGCCGTGCCCTACAGCCTTGACCGGGTGCTGCTGGGCACGGGCAGCGTGTCCTCCCTCACCGTGAAGGTGAACAAGTCGGACAACATGAGCGCCGTCATCAGCAAGCTGGAGGCGCTGCTGGATGGGATCGTGGACAGCGGCGTGGGCACCTACAAGCTGGAAAACGGCAACTCGGCCATGAGCGAGAGCACCGAGGAGGCCACCTCCATGAGCGTGGTGCTGGGCGGCATCGCGGGCATCGCCCTGCTGGTGGGCGGCATCGGCATCATGAACATCATGCTGGTCACCGTCACCGAGCGCACCCGGGAGATCGGCATCAAAAAATCCATCGGCGCGCCCCGGCGGGAAATCGTGGTGCAGTTCCTGGTGGAGGCCGCCATCCTCAGCGCCCTGGGGGGGCTTATCGGCATCGGGCTGGGCTTCGCCCTCTCCCTGGTGCTGGGCAAGGCCATGTACGAT
It includes:
- a CDS encoding peptide ABC transporter permease; amino-acid sequence: MNALRMALDSIMEKRGRSFLTMLGIIIGVCAVLVLVALVSGYNADITAYYEKLGVNKVNLTLTWYDSTRAPDVYAQVYAYGNGTLSDMVEGVSPSMTTAKPVKYRTTTLDSSTVYLGSDQFAACNNYVLEDGRDLSTYDIDNRSRVCVLGAYVAQSLFQYADPVGQIIYLGGEPFTVVGTYYQKDGGEEDSMDDAVAVPYSLDRVLLGTGSVSSLTVKVNKSDNMSAVISKLEALLDGIVDSGVGTYKLENGNSAMSESTEEATSMSVVLGGIAGIALLVGGIGIMNIMLVTVTERTREIGIKKSIGAPRREIVVQFLVEAAILSALGGLIGIGLGFALSLVLGKAMYDLILLPNALVTVGAFVFSVVIGIVFGIYPAAKASNLQPVDALRAD